Proteins encoded within one genomic window of Hermetia illucens chromosome 2, iHerIll2.2.curated.20191125, whole genome shotgun sequence:
- the LOC119648794 gene encoding uncharacterized protein LOC119648794 has translation MEVEYPATTSKRTISFIDLKDDCMIKIFSYLHLSEILKFALFSDVWDPLIEKVIASGQYLDIKFLYETCPKDQVRHILMQFGPRIKELVIQRTRMEFYEELLQVADYFSSLEYLRFCDMDQPRIITQNFTAAVQNLKRLDYLFTRCDDDILSDISKWQTLEAVNFSCSKTVTGNHVHALKNVVDLNLNSCKGITSKAFVEICNSLKLKALNIFGCDQLDEASFEALVNTQTELESLSISHMYETSNMETIAQITSLKHLRIHQDPEFDNEMQLLTDFAEQQNDSLEFLEIYEDPFTMLGFNITDENRDQIIQLKSVNKLSLCFLTRVPTRMITEIAEGLPNLTSLNLMGVSVIDLSALLDIIRVAKNLVKLNISQTREFSNSDYKPILDTLVENNSKPILMNVSFTGFTWKFLQSPEYQEGQHMLKLSFGAGHLF, from the coding sequence ATGGAAGTGGAATATCCAGCTACAACGTCAAAAAGGACCATATCATTTATTGATCTCAAAGATGATTGCATGATAAAGATATTTTCCTACCTCCATCTCTCCGAGATTCTTAAATTCGCTCTGTTCAGCGATGTCTGGGATCCACTAATAGAAAAGGTCATAGCCTCAGGACAATATCTAGATATCAAATTCCTCTACGAAACGTGCCCGAAAGACCAAGTAAGGCACATTTTAATGCAATTTGGTCCACGAATCAAGGAATTGGTGATACAACGAACTAGAATGGAGTTTTATGAGGAACTTCTACAAGTTGCCGATTATTTTAGCAGTCTTGAGTATCTACGATTTTGTGATATGGACCAACCCCGAATAATCACTCAAAATTTTACTGCGGCGGTACAAAATCTCAAAAGGTTAGACTACCTATTCACTCGATGTGATGACGATATCCTGTCTGACATATCAAAGTGGCAAACTTTGGAGGCTGTCAATTTCTCATGCAGCAAAACTGTCACTGGCAACCATGTGCACGCTCTGAAAAATGTGGTTGATTTAAACTTGAATAGCTGCAAAGGTATAACATCGAAGGCTTTCGTTGAAATATGCAACTCTTTAAAGCTGAAGGCATTGAATATTTTTGGATGTGACCAACTCGACGAGGCATCGTTTGAAGCTTTGGTCAATACACAAACAGAACTGGAATCTCTGAGCATAAGCCATATGTACGAAACCTCCAATATGGAAACTATCGCTCAAATAACGTCCTTAAAACATCTTCGCATTCACCAGGATCCTGAGTTTGACAACGAAATGCAGTTACTGACAGACTTCGCAGAGCAACAAAACGATTCTCTAGAGTTCCTAGAAATTTATGAAGATCCCTTTACTATGTTGGGATTTAATATCACCGACGAAAATCGCGATCAGATTATCCAACTTAAAAGTGTAAATAAACTGTCTTTATGCTTCCTCACGAGAGTGCCTACACGAATGATCACCGAGATTGCGGAGGGTCTCCCCAATTTGACTAGTTTAAATCTCATGGGTGTGTCTGTTATAGACCTAAGTGCTTTGCTGGATATTATCAGGGTTGCTAAAAATTTGGTAAAACTGAACATCTCACAAACCCGTGAATTCAGCAATTCAGACTATAAACCAATTTTGGATACTTTGGTGGAAAATAACTCCAAACCAATTCTAATGAATGTATCCTTCACCGGCTTTACGTGGAAGTTTCTTCAG